AGCCCTTGAGTGAATATGTGAAAGAGGTTCTCGCCAAGGATACGCCTCCGTTGCCTATTTTAACGACAATAAGCACGGCATGTTCCTCCTGCCCTCCTGATAGATATCTTATCAGCGATGCCTGCAGGGGCTGTTTTGCGCGGCCGTGCCTTGCCAACTGTCCGAAAGACTGTATTACGTTCATCAATGGACAGGCCCATATCCAGGAAGACCGCTGTATTCGTTGTGGTAAATGCAAAGAGGTGTGTCCCTTCCATGCCGTAGTCCATATTCCCGTTCCCTGTGAGGAGGCTTGCCCCGTCAATGCGATAAAGAAAAACGAGGCAGGGTATGTGGAGATTGACTATGCACATTGCATCAGTTGCGGACGCTGTGCTATGAGTTGCCCCTTCGGTGCAATAGTCGAACGCTCGGGTCTTATTCCTGTGGTCAAGATGATTAAGGCCGGTGTGGATGTGACTGCCATGATTGCACCCTCCATTGAAGGTCAATTTCCCGGGACCTTGGGCCAGATCAAGCAGGCTTTGCTTGTATCCGGGTTTACGCGGGTTATTGAAGTTTCCCAGGGTGCCGAGGTTACGAGCAACCATGAAGCCGAGGAATTGACACGGAAAAAAGAAAACGGTGAAGGGTATATGACTACCAGTTGTTGTCCTGCCTACATGGAGATGGTTGACAAGCAGTTGCCTTTCCTTGCAGGGAAACGTTCTAGCGCCAGGACGCCGATGGGGTATTCAGCCGAAATATGTAAACGGGATTTTCCTGAGACAAAGACTATTTTTATTGGTCCTTGCCTTGCCAAGAAGGTTGAAGGGGCTATGTCAACTGATGTGGATGGGGTTATCACATTCAGTGAGCTTGCTTCCCTGTTCATGGCCAAAGGGGTAGATGTCCGGGAGATGGAATCTGCAGACCTTGGCGATACAGCATCCTTTGAAGACTGCAGGGGGTTTGCCCTGACTACAGGGGTAGCCAGCTGTGTTGTCAGTCGCCTCAAAGAGGGCCTTGATGTGCAGACCATGCCTATTAATGGGGTCGATAAACGGATGTTCCGCATGATGAAAGTCTGGGAAAAACGTCCGCCAGAGGTGGATCTGATTGAGGTGATGTGTTGTGAAGGCGGGTGTATCAACGGTCCGGGAACTATTGTCAAACCTTCGGTTGCCTTGAGACTTCGCGGGGGAAACAATGCAGCGACTCCGGTCAAATCCATGCGTGACCCACTGAAAATGATGGAAAAGAAATGAAAAGGGAAATGATGATGCAAGATGGTGCATTGCTTCTTTCTCAGGTCTCTTCCCTGACTGGGAGCTGGGAGGGCAGTATCGAGAGAAGGTACTGCCATCTTAGCAATGTTTCGGCACTGCTAAAAGACTATTTTCCAAATACCAATTGGACAGGTTTCTATATCCGCGAAAAGGATAGCGACCATTTGGTCCTGGGTCCGTTCCAGGGGAAAGTTGCTTGTACCGATATAGACTTCAAGCGGGGAGTGTGTGGCAAAGCCGCTAGTACTGGACAAAGTCAACTGGTAGCTGATGTGCATTGCTTTGAGGGGCATATTGCCTGCGATGGGGCTTCGCGCAGTGAATTGGTTGTTCCTATCTTTGCCTCTGATGGTCAGGTTGTTGCTGTGATTGACCTGGATAGTCCTTCTGTTGGCCGGTTTTCCAAGGAAGACCAGCTTGTCGTGGAGCGCATAGCAAGTTTGCTTTCCAAAAGACTTTGGGCTTGACTAAATTACGTAATGTGCGCATTCTTATGCATAAGGCGTTGAGAAAGACGAGTAAACGGAAGCGAGGCAACAGAGAGGATTCCCTTGGTTGAGAGGAATCTGGCAGGCGCCCTTTGAAAACCCCTTTTGAGCCGCATATCGAACGGGCAACCCAGTAGGTTATGCCGCATACCTGGCGATATAGGTACATGAAGCGTCTTCTCCGGCGAATAAGAGTCGGAAAGGAAGCAAGGTGGAACCGCGGAAACATGAGAACCTTCATGCTTTCGTCCTTGCCGTACTACGGAACATGCCGTAGCGGAGGGCGATGGCATGAAGGTTTTTTTATGCGACTGAGATCCACTGGTAAAAATGTGGAAAGGAGATAGAAATGGCTAAACAGGAAGCGGGAGATGAAAAACTCGCGAAGATTCGCCACTCAATGGCCCATGTAATGGCTGAGGCTGTGCTTGAGATGTTCCCATCTGCACAGATTGCCATCGGGCCTTCGATTGAGAATGGCTTCTACTATGATTTCGATTTGCCAAGGGCACTGGTTAGCGATGATCTGGAAGAGATTTCAACCAGAATGAAAAACATCATCAGCGAAGACAAAAAATTTGTCCGTACGGTTGTTAGCCGCGAAGAGGCCAAGGCAGTCTTTGCTGGGCAGACATACAAGCTCGAATTGATAGATGCAATTCCCGAGGGTGATGAGGTTTCCTTATATAACCAAGGTGGTTTTACCGACCTGTGCAGGGGCCCCCATGTTGAATCTACCAAGGAATTGCGTGGTGAT
The sequence above is a segment of the Sphaerochaeta pleomorpha str. Grapes genome. Coding sequences within it:
- a CDS encoding monomeric [FeFe] hydrogenase; this translates as MLELNNQYTLIKRRIQTEVLKQFFDDTLERDADKIPFVIIPKERIPNRCCIYKERAMIRYRIMALLGINIEQYDDEMKPLSEYVKEVLAKDTPPLPILTTISTACSSCPPDRYLISDACRGCFARPCLANCPKDCITFINGQAHIQEDRCIRCGKCKEVCPFHAVVHIPVPCEEACPVNAIKKNEAGYVEIDYAHCISCGRCAMSCPFGAIVERSGLIPVVKMIKAGVDVTAMIAPSIEGQFPGTLGQIKQALLVSGFTRVIEVSQGAEVTSNHEAEELTRKKENGEGYMTTSCCPAYMEMVDKQLPFLAGKRSSARTPMGYSAEICKRDFPETKTIFIGPCLAKKVEGAMSTDVDGVITFSELASLFMAKGVDVREMESADLGDTASFEDCRGFALTTGVASCVVSRLKEGLDVQTMPINGVDKRMFRMMKVWEKRPPEVDLIEVMCCEGGCINGPGTIVKPSVALRLRGGNNAATPVKSMRDPLKMMEKK
- a CDS encoding GAF domain-containing protein, producing the protein MKREMMMQDGALLLSQVSSLTGSWEGSIERRYCHLSNVSALLKDYFPNTNWTGFYIREKDSDHLVLGPFQGKVACTDIDFKRGVCGKAASTGQSQLVADVHCFEGHIACDGASRSELVVPIFASDGQVVAVIDLDSPSVGRFSKEDQLVVERIASLLSKRLWA